In a genomic window of bacterium:
- a CDS encoding sugar transferase, translating into MKQVIKRFLEIILATLFLILSLPLFLIASITVLLDSPGPLILKQKRVGKNRRVFRLYKLRTMKKGANGNWPMHTQVNDPRFSPICRFIRSTCIDEIPQLINIIKGEMAFIGPRPERAPIVEAYTKRQLDILGFTPGLFGISQLVFREGVVVAEKIALELKYYESRTIFSDIKILIYTPLVLLSHMAGKVRPNRFSTNHHHAWLERAILGERVIL; encoded by the coding sequence ATGAAACAAGTGATAAAGAGGTTTTTAGAAATTATCTTGGCAACGTTGTTTCTTATTTTGTCATTACCTTTATTCCTTATCGCAAGCATTACCGTTCTTTTAGACTCCCCCGGTCCTCTGATTTTAAAGCAAAAACGCGTCGGTAAAAACAGACGCGTTTTTCGTTTGTATAAACTCAGAACAATGAAAAAAGGCGCCAATGGTAATTGGCCCATGCATACACAGGTTAATGACCCGAGGTTTTCACCGATATGTAGGTTTATCCGATCTACCTGCATCGACGAGATACCCCAGCTTATAAACATAATAAAAGGTGAGATGGCTTTCATCGGCCCGAGACCGGAAAGAGCTCCGATAGTTGAAGCCTATACAAAAAGGCAACTCGATATATTGGGTTTCACGCCGGGCTTGTTCGGCATATCACAACTAGTTTTTAGAGAAGGCGTTGTTGTTGCTGAAAAAATAGCCCTCGAACTTAAATATTATGAAAGTAGAACTATCTTTAGCGATATAAAAATATTAATATACACACCATTAGTGCTTTTGTCTCACATGGCAGGCAAGGTTAGACCGAATAGATTTTCGACAAACCACCATCATGCCTGGCTCGAGAGGGCGATATTGGGCGAGAGGGTTATTCTTTAA
- a CDS encoding SoxR reducing system RseC family protein: protein MSIKERAKVVEIRGENASVRVISTDSCSDCSEKDSCILSKKRQGDMEIRNMLNAQKGDTVEIELTSGAYLGLGFLVFIVPIISLIIFYLIGYYTIGQTAGVIFAFLGLSAGMLVAFVLSKGKGAEKFKYKMIGKIENPDNL, encoded by the coding sequence ATGTCTATTAAAGAAAGAGCAAAAGTAGTAGAGATAAGAGGTGAGAATGCTTCTGTTCGAGTAATTTCCACGGATTCGTGTTCCGATTGCTCTGAAAAGGATAGCTGTATCCTCTCAAAAAAGCGACAAGGGGATATGGAGATAAGGAATATGCTGAATGCCCAAAAAGGTGATACTGTGGAGATAGAATTAACCAGCGGGGCTTATCTCGGGCTAGGTTTCTTGGTTTTCATAGTCCCTATCATATCTTTAATAATCTTCTATCTCATTGGTTACTATACTATTGGACAAACTGCAGGGGTCATTTTTGCCTTCTTAGGATTATCGGCTGGCATGCTGGTTGCATTTGTTTTAAGCAAAGGTAAGGGAGCTGAGAAATTCAAATATAAAATGATAGGCAAAATTGAAAATCCCGACAATTTGTAG
- a CDS encoding glycoside hydrolase gives MNKNPLNIAFLWHMHQPVYTPPNSNVALCPWTRLHAIKDYLDMPLYCEETGFPATFNLVPCLIDQLEKYTSGELSDEHLELTSKPIEELTQDDKQQILRGFFSVNKDNLISRFPRYLELRKKYGFLQNNEIEEIVNLIPTEDYLDLTILFNLAWFGEHLREDREVKKILAKGRGFTLEERDVVIKKQIEWIGKTLDTYRRLWDEGIIDISFSPYYHPILPLLCDTKSAIEANSSSSLPENSMEHPDDAKAQILRAISKFEKTFGRKPFGMWPSEGSVSETMLGLLSDHSIEWIATDEAILNKSIRDTTVDGFRARYLPWKLAGTGAKTSIIFRDHRLSDKIGFDYSRITPSIAIDDFISKLKSIRDGLPEDGEYIVNIILDGENAWEFFPSNGREFLIGLYRRILSEDWLKPVKISDFIKNHPPRNEISTLASGSWIDGDFGTWIGNPEKNRAWDELILARKAIESSPNELLRSEAIEHLFVAEGSDWFWWFGRGINSSSVIEFDILFRERLSAVYRSLDLPMPESLDTPIIHMQIESPFSKKPFAYIHPRFDGKRTNFFEWQGAGLFENKGFFGAMHSRTSSFDIARIYYGFNKEYFFLRIDPDDNQETKNFDEIKFTIEISASSCLRIIVGPKIECFKKVGTKNQWKRLNINIEAAVDEVIELGIPLKEITTAENKILNWNIATNVKGKLREKYPKNGYFEVSIPKEDFEAENWMA, from the coding sequence ATGAACAAAAATCCCCTGAACATTGCCTTTCTCTGGCATATGCACCAACCGGTTTACACTCCACCCAACTCTAATGTTGCACTCTGCCCATGGACACGCCTTCACGCTATAAAGGATTACCTCGACATGCCCCTTTATTGCGAGGAGACAGGCTTCCCGGCGACTTTTAACCTTGTTCCGTGCTTAATCGACCAACTTGAGAAATATACTTCCGGCGAATTAAGTGACGAGCACCTCGAATTGACGAGCAAACCCATTGAAGAGCTTACGCAAGATGATAAACAACAAATACTTCGAGGCTTTTTCTCGGTTAATAAAGATAATCTTATTTCAAGATTCCCTCGGTATTTAGAACTTCGCAAAAAATATGGTTTTCTTCAAAACAACGAAATCGAGGAAATAGTTAATTTAATACCAACTGAGGATTACCTCGATTTAACTATCCTTTTCAATCTTGCATGGTTCGGAGAACATCTTCGAGAAGATCGTGAAGTCAAAAAAATTCTCGCCAAAGGGCGCGGTTTTACGCTGGAAGAAAGAGATGTCGTAATCAAAAAACAAATCGAATGGATTGGCAAAACACTCGATACATATAGACGCCTTTGGGATGAAGGGATCATCGACATCTCCTTCAGCCCCTATTATCATCCGATATTGCCACTTCTTTGCGACACAAAAAGCGCTATCGAAGCTAATTCATCGAGTTCCCTTCCGGAAAACTCGATGGAACACCCCGATGATGCAAAGGCTCAAATTCTCCGCGCTATTAGCAAATTCGAGAAGACCTTCGGACGGAAACCATTCGGTATGTGGCCCAGCGAGGGAAGCGTCTCCGAGACGATGCTCGGTTTGTTATCGGATCACTCTATTGAATGGATAGCAACAGACGAGGCCATACTTAACAAGTCGATTCGCGACACAACCGTCGATGGTTTCCGCGCTCGCTACCTTCCATGGAAATTAGCCGGGACAGGAGCCAAGACATCTATCATTTTCCGCGACCATAGGCTTTCTGACAAAATCGGTTTCGATTATTCCAGAATCACTCCTTCAATAGCTATAGACGACTTCATCAGTAAGCTAAAATCGATTCGAGATGGATTACCAGAGGATGGGGAATACATTGTAAATATCATTCTCGATGGTGAAAACGCTTGGGAATTCTTTCCCTCTAACGGCCGCGAATTTCTTATTGGATTATATAGACGCATTCTTTCCGAAGATTGGTTGAAACCTGTAAAAATTAGTGATTTCATAAAGAATCATCCACCGCGAAACGAGATCAGCACCTTAGCTTCCGGAAGTTGGATAGATGGTGACTTCGGAACATGGATAGGAAATCCCGAGAAAAACAGAGCCTGGGACGAACTCATTCTTGCACGTAAAGCGATAGAATCTTCACCCAACGAGCTACTTCGTTCTGAAGCGATTGAACATCTATTTGTTGCAGAAGGCTCTGATTGGTTCTGGTGGTTTGGAAGAGGTATTAATAGCTCTTCAGTTATTGAATTCGATATACTATTCAGGGAGAGGCTATCGGCTGTTTATCGTTCACTAGATTTACCGATGCCGGAATCGCTGGATACCCCAATAATTCATATGCAGATTGAAAGCCCGTTTAGTAAAAAGCCATTTGCTTATATTCATCCTCGCTTTGACGGTAAACGCACGAATTTCTTTGAGTGGCAGGGCGCAGGCCTTTTCGAAAACAAGGGTTTTTTTGGTGCTATGCACAGTAGAACATCATCCTTTGATATTGCGAGGATATATTACGGTTTCAATAAGGAGTATTTTTTCCTCCGGATCGATCCAGATGATAATCAAGAAACTAAGAACTTTGATGAGATCAAATTCACTATCGAAATCTCAGCAAGTTCATGTTTACGAATAATCGTAGGACCGAAAATCGAGTGTTTTAAAAAGGTTGGAACTAAAAATCAATGGAAGCGTTTGAATATAAACATCGAAGCCGCAGTGGATGAAGTGATAGAACTAGGAATTCCCCTTAAGGAAATAACCACGGCTGAAAATAAAATTCTCAATTGGAACATAGCCACAAATGTTAAAGGCAAGTTGCGTGAAAAATATCCAAAAAACGGTTATTTCGAGGTTTCCATACCAAAAGAGGATTTTGAAGCTGAAAACTGGATGGCATAA
- a CDS encoding T9SS type A sorting domain-containing protein: MKKVIFLIFVASLCVLARTPEEKSGTYAIMKAFKEGRISSISTYEIMRPSLPHSFDTPEGHFKIHYDLSGYNAVDSVGYVYKIGRYLEDSWSFYMDSLGYIPPPSDGTEGGDGKYDIYLRDLDCYGQTWPGDDGPQPWSDWTSYIDIENDFDGVYPNDDPEGPVAGAMKITCAHEFHHAVQFGLRGTSGAWIAELTSVYYEERCYPMVNDYIWLIEYLTSNPEQPLDWEAGYHMYGLGLFSQHIANEFTDGFLTHVWDTMRYLEDWDALVATSYLFSTSLEELYSEFATLSLLIGSRDAGYFADGPAFADMRIENTHNSYPTGGSTSNRPYGFGANYIEFTDFPIEDIDLTISFHGEASTNWFVNGVWKSGDSSFVIEGVCWDTAGTIVIPLVNRADFVGLSVIPTGDTRVRYIYSYTADVGATRIDEREFPNMVSIKISPNPFNSICVIEANANEIEIYDNTGKSINSMILKNGRTSWDARDNEGSPVPSGIYFIKTEGSLAHRVAFIK; the protein is encoded by the coding sequence ATGAAAAAGGTTATTTTTCTAATATTCGTCGCATCTCTTTGTGTTCTCGCACGAACACCAGAGGAAAAAAGCGGGACTTATGCTATAATGAAAGCCTTTAAGGAAGGCCGCATTTCCTCCATTTCAACCTATGAAATTATGCGCCCCTCCCTGCCACATTCTTTCGATACACCTGAAGGGCATTTTAAGATACATTATGACCTTTCTGGCTATAATGCTGTGGATTCGGTTGGATATGTTTACAAAATTGGGCGCTATCTCGAAGATTCCTGGTCTTTCTATATGGATTCTCTCGGTTATATTCCTCCGCCTTCCGATGGCACCGAAGGCGGCGATGGTAAATACGATATTTACCTTCGCGACCTCGATTGCTACGGTCAAACCTGGCCTGGAGATGATGGGCCTCAGCCCTGGTCAGACTGGACAAGTTACATCGATATCGAAAACGATTTCGATGGCGTATATCCCAACGATGACCCAGAGGGCCCGGTCGCCGGTGCTATGAAGATAACCTGCGCTCATGAGTTCCATCATGCAGTTCAATTTGGTCTAAGGGGAACATCTGGTGCTTGGATTGCGGAATTAACCAGTGTTTATTATGAAGAGAGGTGTTATCCGATGGTCAACGACTATATTTGGCTTATCGAGTATCTTACGTCCAACCCAGAGCAACCACTCGACTGGGAGGCCGGTTATCACATGTATGGTCTCGGCCTTTTTAGCCAGCATATAGCAAACGAGTTCACTGACGGCTTTCTTACCCATGTTTGGGATACAATGCGTTACCTCGAGGACTGGGATGCTCTAGTTGCTACGAGTTACCTTTTTTCCACCAGCCTCGAGGAACTTTATTCGGAATTCGCAACCTTATCGCTACTTATCGGTTCCAGAGATGCTGGTTATTTCGCCGACGGCCCAGCGTTTGCTGACATGCGCATAGAAAACACACACAATTCATATCCTACCGGCGGTTCTACTAGTAACAGGCCTTATGGTTTCGGGGCAAACTACATCGAGTTCACCGATTTTCCTATCGAAGATATTGACCTTACGATATCTTTTCATGGTGAGGCGAGCACAAACTGGTTCGTTAACGGGGTTTGGAAATCCGGCGACTCATCTTTTGTAATCGAAGGTGTTTGCTGGGATACTGCCGGCACTATTGTTATTCCCCTTGTCAATCGCGCGGATTTCGTTGGTCTATCCGTCATTCCCACTGGTGATACTCGTGTAAGATATATATACTCATACACTGCCGATGTAGGCGCAACAAGAATAGATGAAAGAGAATTTCCGAACATGGTTTCGATAAAAATATCTCCCAATCCCTTCAATTCTATTTGTGTTATAGAGGCAAATGCCAATGAAATAGAGATTTATGACAATACTGGAAAATCTATTAACTCGATGATATTGAAAAATGGCCGGACTTCATGGGATGCTAGAGACAACGAAGGTTCCCCTGTTCCCTCGGGTATATACTTTATCAAAACCGAAGGCAGTCTGGCGCATAGAGTTGCGTTTATAAAGTAA
- a CDS encoding site-2 protease family protein — protein sequence MKKNWLHFLLFALTVGTTSLAGALMTGNEPELSLAFVLSGLPFSASLLGILGIHELGHYFASRYHGVNATLPYFIPFPTIIGTFGAFIKIKSAIPDRKSLFDIGFAGPAAGFIVAIPILLIGLSMSEIKPIIEVAEGQFSLGSSLIVWLFEKLIHGNLPPNSQLMIHPVGFAGWIGLWVTSINLLPIGQLDGGHIAYAALGNKAYRLARWVWIALLPLAILWPGWLIWGLVIFFVIRLKHPPTIYDWIPIDKKRRLLSVVALIIFVITFTPKPFGTVF from the coding sequence ATGAAAAAGAATTGGCTACATTTTCTTTTATTCGCTCTAACGGTGGGAACAACCTCTCTGGCTGGTGCTCTCATGACAGGCAACGAACCGGAGTTGAGTCTCGCTTTTGTCCTCAGTGGCTTGCCCTTCTCGGCGTCTTTATTGGGTATTTTGGGAATTCACGAACTTGGACACTACTTCGCAAGTCGATACCATGGTGTAAACGCAACCCTCCCTTATTTCATTCCTTTTCCGACTATAATTGGGACATTTGGAGCATTCATAAAGATAAAATCCGCTATTCCCGACAGGAAAAGCCTTTTCGATATTGGTTTTGCCGGCCCTGCTGCTGGTTTTATTGTGGCCATTCCGATATTGCTAATCGGCCTTTCTATGTCAGAGATTAAACCCATTATCGAGGTGGCCGAAGGGCAATTCTCTCTTGGAAGTTCTTTAATAGTATGGCTTTTCGAGAAACTAATTCATGGAAACCTGCCACCGAACTCTCAATTAATGATACACCCGGTTGGTTTCGCTGGGTGGATAGGCCTCTGGGTTACCAGTATCAACCTCCTCCCCATCGGCCAACTTGATGGCGGCCATATTGCTTACGCCGCCCTCGGTAATAAGGCATATCGGCTTGCTCGCTGGGTTTGGATTGCCCTTTTACCATTAGCGATACTATGGCCTGGATGGCTGATTTGGGGATTGGTAATATTCTTCGTAATCAGGCTTAAACACCCACCCACTATCTACGATTGGATACCCATCGATAAAAAACGACGCTTGCTTTCGGTTGTTGCCCTTATCATTTTTGTTATTACATTCACTCCTAAGCCTTTCGGGACTGTGTTTTAG
- a CDS encoding PDZ domain-containing protein — translation MHYRLIKHLFIYFLFLILAIAHPIFGQNDVFIGISYSPSQDTNQIELTQIVKHSPASISGLEVGDILLSIDEVSITSRESLGDFLETKSPGDRVKLNILRCKKELKIDLILGKRSDFLISMKSGGRETFPVDADSIIPHWRQDSIVSIFLNGIHEADLDTIYNKLTSSFRTEFENYSGFYTLDHVAAVMLDPASCLPSASDVIEKISIDHKTPSNFLRGTFDILDLGTPDTLSRFTISSLDKLIAVIERANSLVDSAFLGLSTDELQEVADHIPFLLETFCQTVYIHNDENEELVDGYYKLIESTKKIDYEKLLSAGELICSLYDMDLQGILSGFSGGEGADIEKDILLDKQIIVSTIDSSGQGSSVFARMIITGRKGMTYSQEAAIWIDLGGDDTYLGFSGGTPYTIYDNTTHKFATGRVGLHIDLGGNDKYIRNTPGGIGAGLCGIGCLIDLQGNDLYSGSRLTQGSSFCGIGILIDDDGSDTYLAQECAQGFAAFGMGLLFDKAGNDIYTGARYCQGVGLTKALGALIDVSGNDRYIASFKHPNGYGNENSWDGWSQGVGMGFRSVSAGGIGVLCDRAGNDHYEAGNFSQACGYFFGMGILDDIGGNDVYIGNRYVQGAGAHQACAVFRDHSGNDLYTGNEAVNQGGAWDIVSAWFIDDSGDDEYNGTSLSQGGASQSALAVCIDLDGTDIYRSTGTSNGSGGGLDYHGDYDDRNIGAQIDLGDHIDDYSKTGGKRKNNKIILPDDDDKKETGDGFFIDR, via the coding sequence ATGCACTATAGATTAATAAAGCATCTATTTATTTATTTTCTGTTTTTAATTTTAGCTATTGCGCATCCAATATTTGGCCAAAATGATGTTTTTATTGGGATTAGTTACAGCCCAAGCCAGGACACTAACCAAATCGAATTAACTCAAATCGTCAAGCATTCTCCGGCGAGCATTTCGGGGCTCGAGGTTGGAGATATTCTCCTTTCTATCGATGAAGTCTCGATCACATCAAGGGAATCTCTCGGCGATTTCTTAGAGACAAAATCGCCCGGCGATAGAGTAAAACTCAATATTCTTCGTTGCAAAAAGGAACTTAAGATCGACCTAATCCTCGGAAAACGGAGTGACTTTCTAATATCGATGAAATCCGGCGGAAGAGAGACCTTTCCAGTCGATGCAGATTCGATTATTCCCCATTGGAGACAGGATAGTATAGTTTCCATTTTTTTGAATGGAATTCATGAGGCGGATTTAGATACAATTTACAATAAGCTCACCAGTTCATTTCGCACAGAATTCGAAAACTATAGCGGATTTTATACCCTGGATCATGTAGCAGCTGTGATGCTCGATCCTGCAAGTTGTTTGCCTTCTGCTTCCGATGTGATAGAGAAAATTTCCATCGACCATAAAACACCATCCAATTTTTTACGCGGAACCTTCGATATTCTTGATCTCGGCACACCAGACACCCTTTCTCGCTTTACAATTTCTTCGCTAGATAAACTAATTGCTGTAATCGAGAGAGCAAATTCACTTGTTGACAGCGCTTTTTTGGGGCTGTCAACCGATGAACTTCAAGAAGTTGCCGATCACATTCCTTTTCTGCTCGAGACATTCTGTCAAACCGTCTATATCCACAACGATGAAAACGAAGAGCTTGTCGATGGATATTACAAGCTTATCGAATCGACCAAAAAGATCGATTATGAAAAACTACTTTCCGCAGGAGAGCTTATTTGCAGTCTTTATGATATGGATTTACAAGGTATATTATCTGGCTTTTCAGGTGGAGAGGGAGCAGATATCGAAAAGGATATTCTTTTGGATAAACAGATAATAGTTTCAACCATAGACTCATCCGGTCAAGGTTCATCTGTTTTTGCCAGAATGATAATCACAGGCCGAAAGGGAATGACATATTCTCAGGAGGCAGCTATTTGGATAGACCTCGGTGGTGATGATACATATTTGGGTTTCTCCGGTGGCACGCCATACACAATATATGACAATACAACACATAAATTTGCTACAGGACGTGTCGGCCTTCACATAGACCTCGGCGGTAATGATAAATATATTCGCAACACTCCAGGCGGTATCGGTGCAGGATTATGTGGTATAGGATGTCTTATAGACCTTCAGGGCAACGACCTTTACTCGGGTTCGCGCTTAACTCAAGGATCATCGTTTTGTGGAATTGGAATACTCATAGATGACGACGGCTCGGATACTTATCTTGCTCAAGAATGCGCTCAGGGATTCGCCGCTTTCGGTATGGGGCTTCTTTTCGATAAAGCGGGAAACGATATTTATACTGGAGCTCGATACTGTCAGGGAGTAGGTTTAACGAAGGCCTTAGGCGCTTTAATCGATGTTTCTGGCAATGATCGCTATATTGCTTCATTCAAACATCCAAACGGTTATGGAAATGAAAATTCTTGGGATGGTTGGAGTCAAGGAGTAGGAATGGGCTTTCGTTCTGTCTCGGCTGGAGGCATCGGTGTTTTGTGTGACCGAGCCGGCAATGATCATTACGAAGCCGGCAATTTTTCCCAGGCCTGTGGATACTTCTTCGGCATGGGCATCCTCGATGACATCGGTGGCAACGATGTTTATATTGGGAATCGCTATGTTCAAGGCGCGGGTGCACATCAGGCTTGTGCGGTATTTCGAGACCATTCCGGTAATGATCTATATACAGGCAATGAAGCAGTGAATCAGGGAGGCGCGTGGGATATTGTCTCAGCATGGTTCATCGATGATTCGGGCGACGATGAATACAACGGAACTTCGCTTTCACAGGGTGGAGCCTCTCAAAGTGCGCTTGCTGTGTGTATCGATCTCGATGGCACTGATATATACCGATCGACTGGAACTTCCAACGGCTCTGGTGGAGGTTTGGATTATCATGGTGATTATGATGATAGAAATATCGGTGCCCAAATTGATTTAGGAGATCATATCGATGATTATTCTAAAACTGGAGGGAAACGCAAGAATAATAAAATAATCTTGCCCGATGATGATGATAAAAAGGAAACAGGCGATGGATTTTTTATTGATCGCTGA
- a CDS encoding helix-turn-helix domain-containing protein yields the protein MRELGEYLKQMREAKGLNREDVSKQTRIGIDFIVALEEGDYSVLPPDIYIRGFIKSYGEILGADIDELLSRYETEKPKPKARRIFSGLVKEPPPFESPIPKSRTTNKVLVPKKIKLSRNSVIAITAIFIITVVVILVLINRHNDTAPITNVTDVVVSDSLGNIDRRLASSMTIEELSQEIRLKLGDINPAWALGRADSMNLAVVARQKTWILVETDYHRAFKGDIEHGDTMRFTAKNAFFLTMGAPNIMHLEINGFDLGEWPDRNYPMDLDINRGNVLQLLEGAGQISLPRPPRPNIIGSSQPEVEDTNIQQPQIITRRPGTSILNVNTPPPEGPPITE from the coding sequence ATGAGAGAACTTGGTGAATATCTAAAGCAGATGAGAGAGGCTAAAGGTCTTAATCGCGAAGATGTATCAAAGCAAACAAGAATAGGTATCGATTTTATTGTAGCTCTCGAAGAGGGCGACTATTCGGTGCTCCCACCCGATATTTACATTCGCGGTTTCATCAAAAGTTATGGTGAGATTCTTGGCGCGGATATCGATGAACTCCTTTCAAGATATGAAACTGAAAAACCTAAACCAAAGGCGCGGCGTATATTCTCCGGCTTAGTTAAGGAACCGCCACCTTTTGAGTCACCTATACCAAAATCACGCACTACTAATAAGGTTTTAGTCCCAAAAAAGATTAAATTATCGAGAAACTCAGTAATTGCTATTACAGCAATATTCATTATCACTGTTGTTGTTATTTTGGTATTGATTAACCGGCATAATGATACGGCCCCAATTACAAACGTCACCGACGTTGTTGTTTCGGATTCATTGGGAAACATCGATAGACGTCTTGCGAGTTCGATGACAATCGAAGAGCTTTCTCAGGAGATCCGTCTTAAACTTGGGGATATCAACCCTGCATGGGCGCTTGGTAGAGCTGATTCCATGAATCTCGCTGTCGTGGCTCGCCAAAAAACATGGATACTTGTAGAAACCGATTATCATAGAGCATTTAAAGGTGATATTGAACATGGTGATACTATGCGTTTCACTGCGAAAAATGCATTCTTTTTAACTATGGGGGCTCCAAATATCATGCATCTGGAGATAAATGGTTTTGATTTAGGCGAATGGCCAGATCGGAACTACCCGATGGATCTCGATATAAACAGAGGAAATGTTCTTCAACTTCTTGAAGGTGCGGGACAAATCAGTCTCCCCCGACCACCACGCCCCAATATAATAGGTTCGTCGCAACCTGAAGTTGAAGATACCAATATTCAGCAACCTCAGATTATTACGAGGCGTCCTGGGACAAGTATTCTAAATGTAAACACCCCGCCTCCAGAAGGCCCCCCAATCACCGAATAG
- the maf gene encoding septum formation protein Maf, with the protein MRKIFLASESPRRVELLTRSGIPFIKIPRERITEEPPFDSKCPEKYAIELAKSKALSAICEEKGLILGCDTIVVYNGLLMEKPRNPEEAIEFLTMLQDNKHTVFTGLAILDNSTGHIESTFEATDVLFSKLTPEEINAYVDTRESLDKAGAYGIQEKGAFFIKEIHGDYFNVVGLPLFRLTVLLEKFNISRLCVISY; encoded by the coding sequence ATGAGAAAAATCTTCCTTGCTTCGGAATCACCCAGAAGAGTGGAATTACTCACTCGATCGGGAATACCATTTATTAAAATTCCCCGCGAAAGGATCACAGAAGAACCTCCTTTCGATTCCAAATGCCCAGAAAAATATGCGATAGAATTGGCAAAATCAAAGGCTTTAAGCGCAATATGTGAAGAGAAAGGTTTAATCCTAGGTTGCGACACAATTGTAGTTTATAATGGGCTTTTGATGGAAAAGCCTCGCAATCCAGAGGAAGCCATAGAGTTTCTAACTATGTTACAAGACAATAAACACACCGTTTTTACAGGTTTGGCAATATTAGATAATTCGACGGGGCATATCGAATCGACATTTGAGGCAACGGATGTTCTTTTTTCAAAACTAACACCTGAAGAAATCAACGCATATGTTGACACCCGTGAATCTCTAGACAAAGCCGGCGCTTATGGAATACAGGAAAAGGGTGCGTTTTTTATTAAGGAAATACACGGCGATTATTTCAATGTTGTCGGGCTTCCGCTTTTCCGCTTGACAGTTCTACTTGAGAAGTTTAATATTTCAAGGTTATGTGTTATTTCTTATTAG
- the dtd gene encoding D-tyrosyl-tRNA(Tyr) deacylase, translated as MIALLQRVNSGSVSVNSEIISHIYKGLVVFLGVFDGDSFEDAKFLAEKTANLRIFDDSEGIMNLSLLDCGGEALCVSQFTLCANARKGRRPSFSYAMPPEPAEKLYNSFCEELALIGITTQKGLFGAHMLVDIKNDGPVTIILNSKETRRGNLKNNSSAKEGR; from the coding sequence TTGATAGCATTACTTCAAAGAGTAAATTCGGGTTCCGTTTCTGTGAATAGTGAAATTATATCACATATATATAAAGGCCTGGTAGTGTTTCTTGGGGTATTCGATGGAGATTCTTTTGAAGACGCAAAATTTTTAGCCGAAAAAACGGCCAATCTTCGCATTTTTGATGATTCCGAGGGAATAATGAACCTCTCTTTATTAGATTGTGGAGGCGAGGCTCTTTGTGTAAGTCAATTCACACTGTGCGCCAACGCAAGAAAGGGCAGACGACCAAGCTTCTCTTATGCAATGCCCCCAGAGCCTGCTGAAAAACTCTATAACTCGTTCTGCGAAGAACTCGCCCTAATCGGAATCACAACGCAAAAAGGACTTTTTGGTGCGCACATGCTTGTGGATATTAAGAACGACGGACCTGTCACAATAATACTAAATTCTAAAGAAACACGGAGAGGTAATTTGAAAAACAATTCATCAGCAAAGGAAGGGCGATGA